A genomic window from Acinetobacter lwoffii includes:
- the glpK gene encoding glycerol kinase GlpK: MSYLLALDQGTTSSRAIIFNEHGQVQATAQRETHIHTAHSGWVEQDAQEIWSSQIAVVQQALATAGILAKDIRALGLTNQRETTVVWDRRNGKPLAPAIVWQDRRTSDWCNRLIEQGLMSKIQQKTGLRIDPYFSAGKLVWFLEYVEGVRALAEQGHVAFGTIDSWLIWNLTQGAEHVIEASNASRTMLMNLQQQSWDEELLELFNIPASVLPKIISSDCYVADTASGLLGANIPITGILGDQQSALFGQSCFEVGSAKNTYGTGCFMLFNTGHNIQLSQNKLLSTLAWQAQDQTTYALEGSVFMAGAVVQWLRDGLGIIQKSSDVEKLAHQVEHSDGVVLVPAFTGLGAPHWDSEARALLCGMSRGTTKAHIARAALESIAFQVSDVLSAMQSDIAHPLKELRVDGGASSNDMLMQFQADILNVPVLRPKMLEATAWGAAAMAGLKAGVFSNLDEISQSWQLNRAFEPKMQNDEREMHLAKWQNALKRAKSDL; the protein is encoded by the coding sequence ATGAGCTACCTTCTGGCCCTGGATCAGGGAACTACGTCAAGTCGGGCCATTATTTTTAATGAACATGGACAAGTTCAGGCAACGGCTCAACGTGAAACACATATCCACACCGCACATTCAGGCTGGGTGGAACAGGATGCACAGGAAATCTGGAGCTCACAGATTGCGGTGGTACAGCAAGCTTTAGCGACTGCAGGTATTCTGGCAAAAGATATTAGAGCCCTTGGCCTGACTAACCAGCGTGAAACCACTGTAGTCTGGGATCGTCGAAACGGCAAACCGCTCGCCCCGGCAATCGTCTGGCAGGACCGTCGTACGTCTGATTGGTGTAACCGGCTGATTGAACAAGGCCTGATGTCCAAAATTCAGCAAAAAACCGGCCTACGGATTGATCCTTATTTTAGTGCGGGAAAATTGGTCTGGTTTTTAGAGTATGTCGAGGGAGTACGGGCACTCGCTGAACAAGGCCATGTGGCATTTGGTACGATCGATAGCTGGCTGATCTGGAATCTGACCCAAGGCGCAGAGCACGTCATTGAAGCCAGTAACGCTTCTCGTACCATGTTGATGAATCTGCAGCAACAGTCGTGGGATGAAGAGCTACTCGAGCTGTTTAATATCCCTGCTTCGGTCTTACCGAAAATTATTTCTTCTGATTGTTATGTCGCTGACACTGCTTCTGGCTTACTGGGGGCCAATATTCCCATTACCGGAATTTTGGGGGATCAGCAGTCTGCCCTGTTTGGCCAGTCCTGTTTTGAGGTGGGCAGTGCTAAAAACACCTATGGTACTGGCTGCTTTATGCTGTTCAATACCGGACATAATATTCAGCTTAGCCAGAACAAGCTGCTTTCTACTCTTGCCTGGCAAGCCCAGGACCAAACTACCTATGCGCTCGAAGGCAGCGTATTTATGGCTGGTGCTGTAGTGCAATGGTTACGTGATGGCCTCGGAATTATTCAAAAAAGCAGTGATGTGGAAAAACTGGCGCATCAGGTCGAGCATAGTGACGGCGTGGTTCTGGTTCCGGCATTTACCGGACTGGGCGCGCCGCATTGGGATAGTGAAGCACGTGCCCTACTCTGTGGCATGTCACGCGGTACGACCAAAGCGCATATCGCTCGTGCAGCCCTTGAATCTATTGCCTTTCAGGTATCGGATGTGCTCAGTGCGATGCAGTCTGATATTGCACATCCACTTAAAGAACTGCGGGTTGATGGTGGTGCCAGCAGCAATGACATGCTAATGCAATTTCAGGCCGATATTCTGAATGTACCGGTACTGCGTCCGAAAATGCTAGAAGCTACTGCCTGGGGCGCAGCCGCTATGGCCGGATTAAAAGCTGGCGTATTTTCAAACCTGGATGAAATTTCCCAGTCCTGGCAGCTGAACCGTGCTTTTGAACCCAAAATGCAAAATGACGAAAGAGAAATGCATTTAGCCAAATGGCAAAATGCCTTGAAACGGGCTAAATCTGATCTCTAA
- the thiO gene encoding glycine oxidase ThiO yields the protein MHIAIVGAGITGLMSALELLEQGCSVTLFDQQAAGQAASWAGGGILSPMYPWRYPAAVNALARHAKPMYQDWNQKLQPFTGIDFQIHETGMLIFDESDFEIGLSYAKTHQDPQQQAELLDQAKLQQINPRINQSKFKQAIYFPELANIRNPRLLQSIIHYLKQHPRVTWQEDCKITRLNIQQGCVKSISDEHSQVFQADQYVFTTGAWSQYWSQQLGLEIPVQPVQGQMLLFKTPENWLPTMCMNKVMYLIPRPDGHILCGSSMRQVGFDTSPSAEIRQDILQACIEMVPELADFPLVKQWAGLRPSSPDGIPYIGRIPKLHNAWANFGHFRNGLCMGPASGKLLAQLILEQTPIVDPVPYDPVCLLESSHLVL from the coding sequence ATGCATATTGCCATTGTCGGCGCTGGCATCACCGGTTTGATGTCGGCGCTGGAACTGCTTGAACAGGGATGTTCTGTTACCCTTTTTGATCAACAGGCCGCCGGACAGGCTGCATCCTGGGCTGGAGGAGGAATCCTTTCCCCGATGTATCCGTGGCGTTATCCCGCTGCTGTAAATGCTCTGGCTCGACATGCCAAACCCATGTATCAGGACTGGAATCAAAAACTGCAACCTTTCACTGGCATCGATTTCCAGATTCATGAAACAGGTATGCTGATTTTTGATGAATCCGATTTTGAAATCGGTTTAAGTTATGCCAAAACACATCAGGATCCGCAGCAACAGGCAGAATTGCTTGATCAGGCTAAACTGCAACAGATCAATCCAAGAATTAATCAGAGCAAATTCAAGCAGGCGATTTATTTCCCTGAACTGGCGAATATCCGTAATCCACGGTTATTACAGTCGATCATTCACTATTTGAAGCAGCATCCTCGTGTCACCTGGCAAGAAGACTGTAAAATCACTCGGCTCAATATTCAGCAAGGCTGTGTAAAAAGTATCTCAGATGAACATAGCCAGGTTTTTCAGGCAGATCAATATGTGTTCACAACCGGAGCATGGTCACAATACTGGTCACAGCAACTTGGTTTGGAAATTCCGGTACAACCGGTGCAAGGTCAGATGCTGCTGTTTAAAACGCCAGAAAACTGGCTGCCGACCATGTGCATGAACAAGGTGATGTACCTGATTCCACGACCAGACGGACATATTTTATGTGGTTCCAGTATGCGTCAGGTCGGTTTTGACACCTCGCCTTCTGCCGAAATTCGGCAGGATATTTTACAGGCGTGCATCGAGATGGTACCGGAACTGGCAGATTTTCCGCTGGTCAAGCAATGGGCCGGATTAAGACCCAGCTCACCCGATGGCATTCCCTATATAGGCAGAATTCCCAAGCTACACAATGCCTGGGCCAATTTCGGACATTTCCGTAATGGTTTATGTATGGGGCCGGCATCAGGCAAACTACTCGCTCAACTTATCCTTGAACAAACGCCAATCGTTGATCCAGTTCCTTATGATCCAGTCTGTTTATTAGAGTCCAGTCATTTAGTGCTTTAG
- a CDS encoding thioesterase family protein, whose amino-acid sequence MSKTERNWTGNIHLGSKVDIDVVLNQLVHAFNSSPFFKHNGMTMRVVEGQIEAYVEMQDFMIGNVAFQILHGGLAATVLDSVGGIVAMGELYKKAEPETIADTIKKVSRLATVDMRVDYLAPGRGKYFIARAETLRLGRKGCTMRMTMVNDEDKAIATAIASYAY is encoded by the coding sequence ATGAGTAAGACAGAGAGAAACTGGACCGGTAATATACATCTGGGCTCGAAAGTGGATATTGATGTAGTCCTGAACCAGCTGGTACATGCTTTTAATAGCTCTCCTTTTTTTAAGCATAACGGCATGACCATGCGGGTGGTCGAGGGCCAGATTGAGGCCTATGTAGAAATGCAGGATTTCATGATTGGTAATGTGGCTTTCCAGATTCTGCATGGCGGTCTGGCTGCAACTGTACTGGATAGTGTCGGTGGTATTGTGGCCATGGGCGAACTGTATAAAAAAGCTGAACCGGAAACGATTGCAGATACCATTAAAAAAGTATCGCGTCTGGCGACGGTCGATATGCGGGTAGATTATCTGGCGCCTGGACGTGGCAAATATTTTATTGCACGTGCAGAAACCTTACGTTTGGGGCGTAAGGGCTGCACCATGCGCATGACCATGGTCAATGATGAAGATAAGGCGATTGCAACTGCAATTGCGTCTTATGCCTATTAA
- a CDS encoding tyrosine-type recombinase/integrase → MPLTDTECRKAQPKDKQYRLSDSHGLSLIITTKGQKYWNVRVTVHGERKSESLGPYPDLSLKKARELAYELKHRFSRSVLHEELKPYFKEVAEDWFNNQKETWSSKHISNVRASLDELYIALANKRINQIQAPEILQIIKKIEARGSLEIAKRTLSRCGMVMKYAIAHGYRYDNPAGDLVYALKNKRVKNLASLTASEMPEFLRKVRAYPSDAQTHHAIILIMLTGVRVSELLQARWEEFDLEGRKWDIPEERMKNRLPHRVPLTDMMIAELQALRLTHNQELLFPHRLNNKEPMRSESILAVIKRSGYAGRMTTHGFRSLFSTVVNESNLFNPDAIERQLAHVPQNRIRSAYNRAQYWDERVRLMAWYGEKIKEWMAQ, encoded by the coding sequence ATGCCACTTACAGATACTGAATGTAGAAAAGCACAGCCGAAAGACAAACAGTATCGTCTTTCGGATTCACATGGTTTATCCCTCATCATTACCACCAAAGGTCAAAAATATTGGAATGTACGCGTCACTGTCCATGGTGAGCGTAAGTCTGAATCGCTTGGTCCATATCCAGATTTAAGCTTAAAAAAGGCAAGGGAGCTTGCATATGAGCTTAAGCATCGATTCTCACGTTCAGTGCTGCATGAAGAATTAAAGCCATATTTCAAAGAAGTTGCAGAAGATTGGTTCAATAATCAAAAAGAAACCTGGTCATCCAAACATATTAGTAATGTTAGAGCTTCATTGGATGAGCTTTATATTGCTCTTGCTAATAAGCGTATTAACCAGATTCAGGCTCCTGAGATTCTGCAGATTATTAAGAAGATTGAAGCTAGAGGCTCGCTTGAAATTGCAAAACGTACCTTATCTCGTTGCGGCATGGTCATGAAGTATGCCATTGCGCATGGCTATCGTTATGATAATCCGGCAGGTGATCTGGTTTATGCTCTCAAGAATAAAAGAGTCAAAAATTTGGCTTCGCTTACTGCCTCTGAAATGCCTGAATTTTTAAGAAAGGTAAGAGCTTACCCAAGTGATGCTCAAACACATCATGCCATTATTCTGATCATGCTGACAGGTGTTCGGGTTAGTGAATTGCTGCAAGCACGCTGGGAAGAATTTGACCTGGAAGGGCGTAAGTGGGATATCCCTGAAGAGCGGATGAAGAACCGTCTTCCACATCGTGTACCGTTGACGGACATGATGATTGCCGAGCTTCAGGCTTTGAGACTTACCCATAATCAGGAACTGTTATTTCCACATCGTTTAAATAACAAAGAACCTATGCGTAGCGAATCTATTTTGGCCGTGATCAAGCGTTCGGGCTATGCAGGTCGGATGACCACACATGGTTTTAGATCGCTATTCAGTACAGTCGTAAACGAATCAAATCTGTTTAATCCAGATGCCATTGAGCGCCAGCTTGCTCATGTGCCTCAAAATAGAATTCGCTCGGCCTATAACCGAGCACAATACTGGGATGAGCGGGTAAGGTTGATGGCGTGGTATGGGGAGAAGATTAAGGAGTGGATGGCTCAGTAA
- the hemB gene encoding porphobilinogen synthase, translating to MTYTFNRPAFPATRMRRIRKNEHLRSMVRETHLAADHLIYPVFVLPGQNQTQDIPSMPNIQRLSADLLLKKSERLLELGVNKLALFPVTPQEDKSLTAEAAWREDGLVQNTLRLLKKELPEMVLITDGALDPYTTHGQDGIIDENGYVLNDETVECLIKQGLSHAEAGADVFAPSDMMDGRIGAIRQAFEQNGHIYTSIMAYSAKYASSFYGPFRDAVGSASNLKGGNKYNYQMDVGNRAEALHEIALDIQEGADMVIVKPGMPYLDIVREVKDTFGVPTFVYQVSGEYAMLAAAIQNGWLSDSVILESLMSCRRAGADGIWTYFAEEAALKLKDMK from the coding sequence ATGACTTATACGTTCAATCGTCCCGCGTTTCCTGCAACTCGCATGCGTCGTATTCGTAAAAATGAACATTTACGTTCGATGGTTCGTGAAACCCATCTCGCGGCAGATCATCTCATTTATCCAGTATTTGTCCTGCCAGGACAAAACCAGACCCAAGATATTCCAAGTATGCCGAATATCCAGCGTCTGTCAGCGGACTTGTTGTTAAAAAAATCAGAACGTCTACTGGAACTCGGTGTCAATAAACTGGCGCTATTTCCGGTCACCCCACAAGAAGATAAAAGCCTGACTGCAGAAGCTGCGTGGCGTGAAGATGGTCTGGTACAAAACACCTTGCGTTTATTGAAAAAAGAACTGCCAGAAATGGTGCTGATTACTGACGGCGCATTAGACCCGTATACCACACATGGTCAGGATGGCATTATTGATGAGAACGGTTATGTCTTAAATGATGAAACGGTCGAGTGCCTGATTAAACAGGGCTTGAGCCATGCCGAAGCCGGTGCAGATGTATTTGCTCCAAGTGACATGATGGATGGCCGGATCGGTGCGATTCGTCAGGCCTTTGAGCAAAATGGTCATATCTATACTTCGATCATGGCCTATTCAGCCAAATATGCATCAAGTTTCTATGGCCCGTTCCGTGATGCAGTCGGTTCTGCCAGCAACTTAAAAGGCGGCAATAAATACAATTACCAGATGGATGTCGGTAACCGTGCTGAAGCCCTGCATGAAATTGCGCTGGATATTCAGGAAGGTGCAGACATGGTGATTGTTAAACCGGGCATGCCTTATCTGGATATCGTCCGCGAAGTCAAAGACACTTTTGGCGTACCAACCTTTGTCTATCAGGTCAGTGGCGAATACGCGATGCTGGCTGCGGCAATTCAAAATGGCTGGTTATCTGATAGCGTCATTTTAGAATCATTGATGAGCTGTCGTCGTGCCGGTGCAGATGGTATCTGGACCTATTTTGCTGAAGAAGCTGCGCTTAAACTGAAAGACATGAAGTAA